One stretch of Ornithinimicrobium ciconiae DNA includes these proteins:
- a CDS encoding MFS transporter produces the protein MTTSGEVFSYPAFVRLWISDTTKWLGLFTSGLALQLLLIETLGADQQDLGLVRSAQWLPMLLFGMLAGVLIDRVRRQPVLVGGDAVCAVAFAAIGVLGLLGELTVPLVAALMFVVGAASLCATAAHQSFLPRLVPTVRLPQANARLEQSMTAAESVGPLLAGALVRVLSAPVAILFNAATYAISALVLSTIRVREPAPADRADRHLRRELMEGARWVYQHRTLAPYALGLHTWFFFNSAVMTILVFYASEELGLGPLAIGVVLASAGVTGVLGAGLSPRLADRFGLGAVACLGGWTAPLAFALTALAPTGSVGLVALVAGQLVNGLGNGLRGPLEMSYRNAITPDRLRARMNATIRSLNWGTITVSAPLAGWFAATYGNRPTLWLGVAGLTVAALIPTLSPFRSAQMPAEDAA, from the coding sequence ATGACCACGAGTGGCGAGGTGTTCAGTTATCCCGCCTTCGTCCGGCTCTGGATCTCCGACACCACCAAGTGGCTGGGGCTGTTCACCTCTGGTCTGGCGCTGCAGCTGCTCCTCATCGAGACCCTCGGCGCCGACCAGCAGGACCTGGGTCTGGTGCGCTCCGCCCAGTGGCTGCCGATGCTGCTGTTCGGGATGCTCGCCGGGGTGCTCATCGACCGGGTGCGGCGCCAGCCCGTCCTGGTCGGCGGCGACGCGGTCTGTGCCGTCGCCTTTGCCGCGATCGGCGTGCTGGGCCTGCTCGGGGAGTTGACCGTGCCGCTGGTGGCCGCGCTGATGTTTGTGGTCGGCGCGGCGTCGTTGTGTGCCACGGCAGCACACCAGTCATTCCTGCCCCGACTGGTGCCGACAGTCCGACTGCCGCAGGCCAACGCCCGGCTCGAGCAGTCCATGACCGCGGCCGAGTCCGTCGGCCCCCTGCTGGCCGGTGCCCTCGTGCGGGTCCTGTCAGCCCCCGTGGCCATCCTGTTCAACGCGGCCACCTATGCGATCTCGGCGCTCGTGCTGTCCACCATCCGGGTCCGTGAGCCAGCCCCCGCAGACCGTGCGGACAGGCACCTGCGGCGCGAACTCATGGAGGGCGCCCGCTGGGTCTATCAGCACCGGACTCTGGCGCCCTATGCCCTCGGGTTGCACACCTGGTTCTTCTTCAACTCGGCGGTGATGACCATCCTGGTCTTCTATGCCTCCGAGGAGCTCGGGCTCGGTCCGCTCGCCATCGGGGTGGTGCTGGCAAGCGCCGGCGTGACCGGCGTGCTGGGGGCCGGGCTGTCACCTCGGCTGGCAGACCGGTTCGGGCTGGGTGCCGTGGCGTGCCTGGGTGGCTGGACCGCGCCGCTGGCCTTCGCCCTCACGGCGCTGGCTCCCACCGGGTCCGTCGGCCTGGTGGCACTGGTCGCGGGGCAGCTGGTCAACGGACTGGGCAACGGGCTGCGGGGCCCCCTGGAAATGAGCTACCGCAACGCCATCACCCCGGACCGGTTGCGTGCCCGGATGAACGCCACGATCCGGTCCCTGAACTGGGGCACCATCACCGTCTCGGCACCCTTGGCCGGTTGGTTCGCGGCCACCTACGGCAACCGGCCGACCCTGTGGCTAGGGGTCGCCGGGCTGACCGTGGCTGCCCTCATCCCGACCCTCTCCCCGTTCCGGTCGGCGCAGATGCCCGCCGAGGACGCTGCTTGA
- a CDS encoding CocE/NonD family hydrolase, whose translation MRTRLTALLGSLAIVAPVALASVTMASATPVAPAPAAFTAPVTQAAPAAMSTSGYTLQDGVTAPVYDYGDAIRESVWVTAPDLDGDGVADQIAVDIIRPAELDGTAQVPIIMDASPYYLCCGRGNESELKEYDEDGVISKFPLYYDNYFVPRGYAFVAVDMAGTGRSTGCTDQGGVSDIESVRATIDWLNGRATAHDAQGDVVTASWSNGRTGMIGKSYDGTLANGVAATGVEGLETIVPVSAISSWYDYNRYQDVPKSYNYPSSLSRSVAQNRTEAVDCSERLAWMDANDGDESGQYTDFWAERDYRDGSHYDASQITASALIMHGLQDTNVKTRNFASWWEVLGEQGVDRKMFLTRLGHVDAFDSDREVWVDLLHRWFDHELMGIDNGILDEPLVSVEVAPNEWEHSDQWPISKARTQQLNLHGDGTLVLGRKGSGTASFINSPSLREAQAVLPGDNPNRLLFTSGTVKHDIRLSGTATVDLDITHTAETGQVGVALVDYGEAQRVLTTGDGALTLGTQSCWGESTPQDDACYRDVERRIGSTDLQVLARGWARLDGAGRHQLTVEMDPNDIQIEAGHQLGVLVVGASRGWVVTLDGTATEYEVNLANSRLNIPMAGPMAGFGKGKGLSPQVTEGTLAVPNSALLPR comes from the coding sequence ATGAGAACCCGCTTGACCGCCCTTCTGGGGTCGTTGGCCATCGTCGCGCCGGTCGCGCTGGCCAGCGTCACGATGGCCTCCGCCACCCCCGTCGCGCCGGCACCCGCCGCGTTCACGGCACCCGTGACACAGGCCGCCCCCGCGGCCATGTCCACCAGTGGCTACACCCTCCAGGACGGGGTCACCGCCCCCGTCTACGACTATGGCGACGCGATCCGGGAGTCGGTGTGGGTGACCGCTCCCGACCTGGATGGTGACGGGGTCGCCGACCAGATCGCCGTCGACATCATCCGCCCGGCCGAGCTGGACGGCACCGCGCAGGTGCCGATCATCATGGACGCCAGCCCCTACTACCTGTGCTGCGGGCGGGGCAACGAGTCCGAGCTCAAGGAGTATGACGAGGACGGCGTCATCAGCAAGTTCCCGCTCTACTACGACAACTACTTCGTGCCGCGCGGCTACGCCTTCGTCGCTGTCGACATGGCCGGGACGGGCCGGTCCACCGGCTGCACGGACCAGGGCGGGGTCTCCGACATCGAGTCGGTCCGCGCCACGATCGACTGGCTCAACGGCCGCGCGACCGCCCACGACGCCCAGGGCGACGTGGTCACCGCGTCCTGGAGCAACGGACGCACCGGCATGATCGGCAAGTCGTATGACGGCACGCTGGCCAACGGGGTCGCCGCCACCGGGGTGGAGGGCCTGGAGACGATCGTCCCGGTCTCCGCGATCAGCTCCTGGTACGACTACAACCGTTACCAGGACGTGCCCAAGTCCTACAACTACCCCAGCAGCCTGTCCCGGAGCGTGGCTCAGAACCGCACCGAGGCCGTGGACTGCTCCGAGCGGCTGGCCTGGATGGACGCCAACGACGGCGACGAAAGCGGCCAGTACACCGATTTCTGGGCCGAGCGCGACTACCGCGACGGCTCGCACTACGACGCTTCGCAGATCACCGCGAGCGCCTTGATCATGCACGGCCTGCAGGACACGAACGTCAAGACCCGCAACTTCGCCTCGTGGTGGGAGGTGCTGGGTGAGCAGGGCGTAGACCGCAAGATGTTCCTGACCCGTCTGGGCCACGTCGACGCGTTCGACTCCGACCGTGAGGTCTGGGTCGATCTGCTGCACCGCTGGTTCGACCACGAGCTGATGGGCATCGACAACGGCATCCTGGACGAGCCGCTGGTCAGCGTGGAGGTCGCCCCCAACGAGTGGGAGCACTCAGACCAGTGGCCCATCAGCAAGGCGCGGACCCAGCAACTGAACCTGCACGGTGACGGGACGCTCGTGCTGGGCCGCAAGGGCTCCGGCACCGCCTCATTCATCAACTCACCATCGCTGCGCGAGGCACAGGCGGTCCTGCCGGGCGACAACCCGAACCGCCTGCTGTTCACCAGCGGCACCGTCAAACACGACATCCGGCTCTCCGGCACGGCCACCGTCGACCTGGACATCACCCACACCGCCGAGACCGGCCAGGTCGGGGTTGCCCTCGTCGACTACGGCGAGGCACAGCGGGTGCTGACCACCGGCGACGGCGCGCTCACCCTGGGCACGCAGTCCTGCTGGGGCGAGTCGACCCCGCAGGACGACGCCTGCTACCGGGACGTGGAGCGGCGCATCGGCAGCACCGACCTGCAGGTCCTGGCCCGCGGCTGGGCACGTCTGGACGGCGCCGGTCGTCACCAGCTCACGGTGGAGATGGACCCCAACGACATCCAGATCGAAGCTGGGCACCAGCTCGGAGTCTTGGTCGTCGGAGCCAGCCGTGGGTGGGTGGTCACCCTGGACGGCACCGCCACGGAGTATGAGGTGAACCTGGCCAACTCGCGCCTGAACATCCCGATGGCCGGTCCGATGGCCGGGTTCGGCAAGGGCAAGGGCCTGAGCCCGCAGGTCACCGAGGGCACCCTGGCGGTGCCCAACAGCGCGCTGTTGCCGCGCTGA
- a CDS encoding SelB domain-containing protein yields the protein MKRVLATAGHVDHGKSTLVRALTGRDPDRLGEEKSRGLSIELGFAWTQLPGGADVAFVDVPGHQRFVATTLSGLGPSAAVVFVVAADQGWQAQSSEHLAAVRALGIRDGLLVLTRCDLADPERVDAVRVEASRHLAGAGLALPACTVSAATGEGIEDLRVALDDLVGRMPAPDPQAPARLWCDRSFTISGAGTVVTGTLGAGTLHTGDRLTLLSGEQSREVVVRGLQSEDQPHDVVGPVSRVAVNLRRTETDVAGRSSVLVTPGAYAEAQVIDVSLEPVDTGLGHSRQERATPPTEAILHVGTAAQPAHVRPLMGAGDGDAPVSGTVVEVSYARITTEVSLPWHVGDLAILRDPGDRRLWSLRILDVDPLPLRRRGAGRRRAAELAGDGGRRATELAGDGAATTEADSTPHFAATMTRVRSRSAEHPSVLSRLCLPEPTGAVRVGQWWVDPDALTLWSARLSRFVRDHHEQQPLSHGVPVAEAGRELDLPDHLRPSTDGGTLPHDLSPLVPDLVRHLAQDTGLTISGGRVRAPGSGGLGAAEEAVASLEDRLRQEPFAAPERDELASLGLGTTELAAAARADRLLRLPGDIILLPDGPARAMRELAALEQPFTLSAARQALDTTRRVAVPLLEHLDSRGWTRRTDGQLRQVVR from the coding sequence GTGAAGCGGGTGCTGGCCACGGCGGGGCACGTCGACCACGGCAAGTCGACGCTGGTGCGGGCGCTCACCGGCCGGGACCCCGACCGGCTCGGGGAGGAGAAGTCCCGCGGCCTGAGCATCGAGCTCGGCTTTGCCTGGACGCAACTGCCCGGCGGTGCCGACGTCGCCTTCGTGGACGTGCCCGGACACCAACGCTTCGTGGCAACCACGCTCTCGGGTTTGGGACCGTCCGCCGCCGTGGTGTTCGTGGTCGCTGCCGACCAGGGGTGGCAGGCCCAGAGCTCAGAGCACCTCGCGGCCGTCCGCGCCCTGGGCATCCGCGACGGTCTGCTCGTGCTCACCCGGTGCGACCTCGCGGACCCCGAGCGCGTGGACGCCGTCCGCGTGGAGGCCAGTCGGCACCTCGCCGGGGCAGGCCTGGCCCTGCCGGCGTGCACCGTCTCCGCGGCGACCGGTGAGGGGATCGAGGACCTGCGCGTGGCCTTGGACGATCTCGTGGGGCGGATGCCCGCCCCGGACCCGCAGGCCCCGGCGCGCCTGTGGTGCGACCGCTCGTTCACCATCTCCGGGGCCGGCACCGTGGTAACCGGCACGCTCGGTGCCGGCACCCTGCACACCGGTGACCGTCTGACCCTGCTCTCTGGTGAGCAGTCGCGGGAGGTCGTCGTCCGCGGACTGCAGAGCGAGGACCAGCCCCATGACGTGGTGGGCCCGGTCTCCCGGGTCGCGGTCAACCTGCGCCGCACGGAGACCGACGTCGCCGGCCGCTCCTCCGTGCTGGTCACCCCGGGTGCCTACGCCGAGGCGCAGGTCATCGATGTCTCCCTCGAGCCCGTCGACACCGGCCTTGGGCACTCCCGCCAGGAGCGGGCAACTCCACCCACGGAGGCGATCCTGCACGTCGGGACGGCAGCTCAGCCCGCGCATGTTCGGCCGCTCATGGGTGCTGGTGATGGTGATGCCCCAGTCTCGGGCACGGTGGTCGAGGTCAGCTACGCCCGGATCACCACAGAGGTCTCGCTGCCCTGGCACGTGGGTGACCTGGCGATCCTGCGCGACCCCGGTGACCGCCGCCTGTGGTCGCTGCGCATCCTCGACGTCGATCCCCTGCCGCTGCGGCGCCGGGGCGCCGGCCGCCGACGCGCGGCGGAGCTGGCCGGCGACGGAGGCCGACGCGCCACGGAACTGGCCGGCGACGGGGCCGCGACCACCGAGGCCGACTCCACCCCACATTTCGCCGCCACCATGACGCGCGTGCGGTCCCGATCGGCCGAGCACCCCTCCGTCCTATCCAGGCTGTGCCTGCCCGAGCCGACGGGTGCCGTGCGGGTCGGCCAGTGGTGGGTCGACCCCGACGCGCTCACCCTGTGGAGCGCCCGCCTCAGCCGCTTCGTGCGTGACCACCACGAGCAGCAGCCGCTGAGTCATGGCGTGCCGGTGGCCGAGGCGGGCCGGGAACTCGACCTTCCCGATCACCTGCGGCCGAGCACGGACGGGGGCACTCTGCCCCACGACCTGTCACCGCTGGTCCCCGACCTGGTGCGACACCTCGCACAGGACACCGGCCTGACGATCAGCGGCGGACGCGTGCGGGCACCGGGCTCCGGCGGGCTCGGGGCGGCAGAGGAAGCGGTCGCGAGCCTTGAGGACCGGCTGCGCCAGGAGCCGTTCGCCGCCCCGGAGCGCGATGAGCTGGCCTCGCTCGGACTGGGCACCACCGAGCTGGCCGCTGCCGCCCGGGCCGATCGCCTCCTGCGCCTGCCCGGCGACATCATCCTGCTGCCTGACGGCCCCGCCCGGGCGATGCGCGAGCTCGCGGCCCTGGAGCAACCGTTCACCCTCAGCGCCGCCCGTCAGGCCCTCGACACGACACGGCGGGTGGCCGTGCCCCTGCTGGAGCACCTGGACTCCCGGGGCTGGACCCGCCGCACGGACGGGCAGCTGCGCCAGGTCGTCCGCTGA
- the dxs gene encoding 1-deoxy-D-xylulose-5-phosphate synthase: MGLLSSITGPADLKRLSASQLVDLAQEIRTTLIDSVSRTGGHLGPNLGVVELTMGIHRVFNSPHDTVVFDTGHQSYVHKLLTGRHDFATLRKQGGISGYPSRVESEHDVVENSHASTSLSWAIGIATGRKLRGETDRHTVAVIGDGALTGGMAWEALNNIAANPDLPLVIVVNDNERSYAPTIGGMADYLASLRATRNYENVLSWGKRVLHKTPVVGRRTYETLHGVKKGIKDIVSPQGMFEDLGLKYLGPVDGHDLEAVETALRRAHDFGGVVLVHAITEKGHGYIPATRDEADRFHAVGVINPETGLPLELSGRSWTDEFSDELLELAEERDDIVALTASMLIPVGLAGLAQKYPERVFDVGIAEQHAVTMASGLSFAGMHPVVAIYATFLNRAFDQLLMDCALHKQGVTFVLDRAGVTGTDGASHNGMWDMALLTIVPGLRLAAPRDGQQIRTALREAVAVTDGPTVIRFPKGSVAEPIQAVGAHGSVDLLRDSERPDLLLVSVGSMASIATAVAEKLGAQGISTKVVDPRWVLPVSEDLLELTSAVPAVAVIEDNLVEAGIGAAITAQLRARGERTPVWTYGIPKQFLDHGSRGQVLERIGLTPDTIATSLIDRLRD; encoded by the coding sequence GTGGGTCTGCTCAGCAGCATCACCGGACCAGCCGACTTGAAGCGGCTCTCAGCCAGTCAGCTCGTCGACCTGGCCCAGGAGATCAGGACCACCCTGATCGACTCGGTCTCGCGCACCGGCGGTCACCTTGGTCCCAACCTGGGCGTGGTCGAGCTGACCATGGGGATCCACCGGGTCTTCAACAGCCCGCACGACACGGTCGTCTTCGACACCGGCCACCAGTCCTATGTGCACAAGCTGCTGACGGGGCGTCACGACTTCGCCACGCTGCGCAAGCAGGGCGGCATCTCTGGCTATCCCAGCCGCGTCGAGTCCGAGCACGACGTGGTCGAGAACTCCCACGCCAGCACCTCCTTGTCCTGGGCGATCGGCATCGCCACCGGACGCAAGCTGCGCGGCGAGACCGACCGGCACACGGTCGCCGTGATCGGTGACGGGGCGCTCACCGGAGGCATGGCCTGGGAGGCCCTCAACAACATCGCCGCCAACCCCGACCTGCCGCTGGTCATCGTCGTCAACGACAACGAGCGTTCCTATGCGCCGACCATCGGGGGTATGGCGGACTACCTCGCCTCGCTGCGGGCGACCCGCAACTACGAGAACGTGCTGTCCTGGGGCAAGCGGGTGCTGCACAAGACGCCGGTCGTGGGGCGGCGGACCTACGAGACGCTGCACGGTGTCAAGAAGGGCATCAAGGACATCGTCAGCCCGCAGGGGATGTTTGAGGACCTGGGACTGAAATATCTCGGCCCGGTCGACGGGCACGACCTGGAAGCCGTCGAGACCGCGTTGCGCCGCGCCCACGACTTCGGTGGGGTCGTGCTGGTGCACGCCATCACCGAGAAGGGCCACGGATATATCCCCGCCACACGCGACGAGGCGGACCGCTTCCACGCCGTCGGCGTGATCAATCCCGAGACCGGCCTGCCGCTGGAGCTGTCCGGACGCTCCTGGACCGACGAGTTCAGCGACGAGCTGCTCGAGTTGGCGGAGGAGCGGGACGACATCGTCGCGCTGACCGCCTCGATGCTCATCCCGGTGGGGCTGGCCGGGCTCGCGCAGAAGTATCCCGAACGGGTCTTTGACGTCGGCATCGCCGAGCAGCACGCGGTCACCATGGCCTCAGGGCTCTCCTTCGCCGGGATGCACCCGGTGGTGGCGATCTATGCGACCTTCCTCAACCGGGCCTTTGACCAGTTGCTCATGGACTGCGCCCTGCACAAGCAGGGAGTCACCTTTGTGCTGGACCGGGCCGGGGTCACCGGCACCGACGGTGCCAGCCACAACGGCATGTGGGACATGGCGCTGCTGACCATCGTCCCCGGGTTGCGCCTGGCGGCGCCGCGCGACGGCCAGCAGATCCGCACCGCTTTGCGGGAGGCGGTCGCCGTCACTGACGGCCCGACGGTGATCCGCTTCCCCAAGGGCAGCGTCGCCGAGCCCATCCAGGCCGTCGGTGCCCACGGCTCCGTCGACCTGCTGCGCGACTCCGAGCGCCCCGACCTGCTGCTGGTCTCTGTCGGATCTATGGCTAGCATCGCCACTGCGGTCGCCGAAAAGCTTGGGGCACAGGGCATTTCGACCAAGGTGGTCGACCCGCGCTGGGTCCTGCCGGTCAGCGAGGACCTGCTCGAGCTGACCTCGGCGGTCCCGGCCGTCGCAGTCATTGAGGACAACCTCGTGGAGGCCGGCATCGGTGCCGCCATCACCGCCCAGCTGCGCGCCCGAGGCGAGCGGACCCCGGTCTGGACCTACGGCATACCCAAGCAGTTCCTCGACCACGGCTCCCGCGGCCAGGTCCTGGAGCGGATCGGCCTGACCCCCGACACCATCGCCACGTCCCTGATCGACCGCCTGCGCGACTGA
- a CDS encoding diacylglycerol kinase family protein translates to MTGTTQVAAVLNPTADRAWAAQAELHRVCHVLGWPDPMIRYTTVTEPGTTQASECLQEGAELVVVGGGDGTVRQVARALAGTGVPLGILPLGTANLFARNLRLPRHRVQEMVRVALLGGQRELDVGLVRYVQLGPAGPVESSPHHFLVLVGIGHDAATVADTRQELKRWIRWLAYFEPGVRRLAKPLLPMRVEVDGGPREDARAWSLLIGNCGLIPAGITVAADARPDDGLLDLVRVAPKNVLHWAPIALKGLVGSRRDVPGLSYQQGQSVRVFSEDPVTIQIDGDPHPEVLELDISLLPRALTVRTPRSARAGQVADLMRGFAGRRDEARILRLITDTPPAELDDLLSELDLISLVRKVDDRRFGPDHRSALLDYLAREQREHLSLETLTRLVRALHTGPTPYSHEVVIRDIMLSLRGEQLGLFKTLTNTAGGHHDLDHLVFEDIDDEEVREQILAHIAAEAGEPSVDLRILCDIDDTVLCMLHDGRYPRGTVYPGVVEFLQALDRGAAEDPGRPGDLTFITARPSDPRGLVESYTRNGLAGLGLPPHSVMTGSILNLATKGRIAERKLVNFDRSRLLFPECQVVFIGDNGQADVEVGRAMLARDPDHVRAVFIHNVTQQGEDVRETLAAEGLCLFDTYADAAARAHQLGLISDEGLARVQAAAAGSR, encoded by the coding sequence ATGACCGGGACCACACAGGTCGCCGCGGTGCTCAATCCCACCGCCGACCGAGCCTGGGCGGCCCAGGCGGAGCTGCACCGGGTCTGCCACGTGCTGGGCTGGCCGGACCCGATGATCCGCTACACGACTGTCACGGAGCCGGGCACCACCCAGGCGAGCGAGTGCCTCCAGGAGGGCGCCGAGCTGGTGGTCGTCGGAGGCGGCGACGGCACCGTCCGGCAGGTGGCCCGGGCCCTGGCGGGCACCGGAGTGCCGCTGGGAATCCTGCCCCTCGGCACCGCCAACCTCTTTGCCCGCAACCTGCGGCTGCCGCGCCACCGGGTGCAGGAGATGGTGCGGGTCGCGCTGCTGGGCGGGCAGCGCGAGCTGGACGTGGGGCTCGTGCGCTATGTGCAGCTCGGTCCCGCCGGGCCGGTCGAGTCCTCTCCCCATCACTTCCTGGTGCTGGTCGGCATCGGGCACGACGCAGCGACGGTCGCCGACACGCGGCAGGAGCTGAAGCGCTGGATCCGATGGCTCGCCTACTTCGAGCCCGGGGTGCGGAGACTGGCCAAGCCGCTGCTGCCGATGCGTGTTGAGGTCGATGGTGGCCCGCGCGAGGACGCCAGGGCGTGGAGCCTGCTCATCGGCAACTGCGGGCTGATCCCCGCAGGCATCACGGTCGCCGCCGACGCCAGGCCGGACGACGGACTGCTCGACCTGGTGCGGGTAGCACCCAAGAACGTGCTGCACTGGGCGCCCATCGCTCTGAAGGGGTTGGTGGGGTCCCGCCGAGACGTGCCCGGGCTGTCCTACCAGCAGGGGCAGAGCGTGAGGGTTTTCAGCGAGGACCCGGTGACGATCCAGATCGACGGTGACCCGCACCCGGAGGTCCTGGAGCTGGACATCTCGCTGCTGCCCCGGGCGCTGACGGTGCGGACCCCGCGCTCCGCACGGGCCGGGCAGGTCGCCGATCTGATGCGTGGCTTCGCCGGGCGCCGGGACGAGGCGCGGATCCTGCGCCTCATCACCGACACCCCGCCCGCGGAACTGGACGACCTGCTCAGCGAACTGGACCTGATCTCACTGGTGCGCAAGGTGGACGACCGCCGGTTCGGTCCGGACCACCGCAGCGCACTGCTGGACTATCTGGCGCGCGAGCAGCGAGAGCACCTGTCGTTGGAGACCCTGACGCGTCTGGTGCGGGCCCTGCATACCGGCCCCACGCCATACAGCCACGAGGTCGTCATCCGCGACATCATGCTCTCGCTGCGGGGGGAGCAGCTCGGCCTGTTCAAGACCCTGACCAACACCGCCGGCGGCCACCACGACCTCGACCACCTCGTCTTTGAGGACATCGATGACGAGGAGGTGCGCGAGCAGATCCTGGCGCACATCGCGGCCGAGGCGGGGGAGCCCTCGGTCGACCTGCGCATCCTGTGCGACATCGACGACACGGTGCTGTGCATGCTGCACGACGGGCGGTATCCGCGCGGGACGGTCTATCCGGGGGTGGTCGAGTTCCTGCAGGCGTTGGACCGCGGTGCGGCCGAGGACCCGGGTCGGCCTGGCGACCTGACCTTCATCACGGCCCGGCCCAGCGATCCGCGTGGCCTGGTCGAGAGCTACACCCGCAACGGGCTGGCCGGGCTCGGGCTGCCGCCGCACTCGGTGATGACCGGGAGCATCCTGAACCTGGCGACCAAGGGACGCATCGCCGAGCGCAAGCTGGTCAACTTTGACCGGTCCCGACTGCTGTTTCCCGAGTGCCAGGTGGTCTTCATCGGCGACAACGGGCAGGCCGACGTGGAGGTGGGCCGGGCGATGCTCGCGCGCGACCCGGACCACGTGCGGGCCGTCTTCATCCACAACGTCACCCAGCAGGGCGAGGACGTGCGCGAGACGCTCGCGGCCGAGGGGCTCTGCCTGTTTGACACGTATGCCGATGCCGCGGCCCGGGCGCACCAGCTCGGCCTGATCAGTGATGAGGGTCTGGCCAGGGTCCAGGCAGCGGCGGCTGGGTCCCGCTGA
- a CDS encoding serine protein kinase RIO, which produces MHAQHQDLASTRNTPRSAQRSTSTTGSGHRADDIDPLFVFDYVPVDGPDDAPHDGPRAPETDDAEQRFTTYWDVEKGCRGPDPVPEWVITDSGALDTELGVLKTGKEADVFLVDRTAPDGTGVVMAAKRYRDLDHRSFRRSAAYTEGRTARRTRDRRALSRKSEWGRAVAAGQWAVAEWDALCRYWSAGLPVPYPVQIDGTEILMELIEYDGTPAPRLSQVRPDVELLEEYFFQMRTAISVMAAQGVAHGDLSAYNILAAGERLVIIDLPQVIDLIANPNGPELLLRDCRNVCSWFQARGLDVDAQELFEEVTPV; this is translated from the coding sequence GTGCACGCACAGCACCAGGACCTCGCGTCCACCCGTAACACCCCACGCTCCGCGCAGCGCAGCACCAGCACCACCGGCAGCGGTCACCGCGCCGACGACATCGACCCCCTCTTCGTCTTCGACTACGTCCCGGTCGACGGTCCGGACGACGCCCCGCACGACGGTCCACGCGCACCCGAGACCGACGACGCGGAGCAACGTTTCACCACCTACTGGGACGTCGAAAAGGGCTGTCGCGGACCGGACCCCGTCCCCGAATGGGTGATCACCGACTCCGGCGCCCTGGACACCGAGCTGGGTGTCCTCAAGACCGGCAAGGAGGCCGACGTCTTCCTCGTGGACCGCACCGCTCCCGACGGCACCGGCGTCGTCATGGCCGCCAAACGCTACCGCGACCTCGACCACCGCAGTTTCCGGCGCAGCGCGGCCTACACCGAGGGCCGCACCGCGCGCCGCACTCGTGACCGCCGCGCCCTCTCCCGCAAGTCCGAGTGGGGACGCGCCGTCGCCGCCGGCCAGTGGGCGGTCGCCGAGTGGGATGCGTTGTGCCGCTACTGGTCAGCCGGGCTGCCGGTCCCCTACCCCGTCCAGATCGACGGCACCGAGATCCTCATGGAGCTGATCGAGTATGACGGGACGCCGGCCCCGCGGCTGTCCCAGGTCAGGCCGGACGTCGAGTTGCTCGAGGAGTACTTCTTCCAGATGCGCACCGCCATCTCGGTGATGGCGGCGCAGGGGGTCGCCCACGGTGACCTCTCGGCATACAACATCCTGGCCGCGGGCGAGCGGCTGGTCATCATCGACCTGCCGCAGGTCATCGACCTGATCGCTAACCCCAACGGACCTGAGCTCCTGCTGCGGGACTGCCGCAATGTCTGCTCATGGTTCCAGGCCCGCGGCCTGGACGTGGACGCCCAGGAACTCTTCGAGGAGGTCACGCCGGTCTGA
- the selD gene encoding selenide, water dikinase SelD: MDTLRLTQFARGGGCACKIPAGELEQIIGGLQVVLPDPAAEVLVGLDDGDDAAAVRIEGGTALLSTADFFTPVIDDAYDWGRIAAANALSDIYAMGGTPVMGINLVAWPREALPTELLREVLRGGLDVAALASCPVLGGHSIDGPEPMYGMAVTGTADPDRLMRNDAAQAGLPISLTKPLGVGVLNNRHKATGEVSQEAVESMTALNRDASLAALAAGIRAATDVTGFGLLGHLYKMCRASSIAARIDASAVPYVAGAREALAAGHVPGGSRRNLEWVRPSLAAVSGISEDELILLADAQTSGGLLVVGEIPGAPVIGETVSAGSLGEGVLIQVS, from the coding sequence ATGGACACCCTGCGACTGACCCAGTTCGCGCGCGGCGGTGGCTGCGCCTGCAAGATCCCGGCCGGGGAGCTCGAGCAGATCATCGGGGGACTGCAGGTCGTGCTGCCCGACCCGGCTGCCGAGGTGCTCGTCGGACTGGACGACGGTGACGACGCCGCTGCCGTCCGCATCGAGGGTGGGACGGCGCTGCTGTCCACCGCGGACTTCTTCACCCCGGTGATCGACGATGCCTATGACTGGGGCCGGATCGCGGCGGCCAACGCGCTCTCCGACATCTATGCCATGGGCGGCACGCCGGTCATGGGCATCAACCTGGTGGCCTGGCCGCGGGAGGCGCTGCCGACCGAGCTGCTGCGCGAGGTGCTGCGCGGCGGTCTCGACGTCGCCGCACTGGCCAGCTGCCCCGTTCTGGGAGGCCACAGCATCGACGGGCCCGAGCCGATGTATGGCATGGCAGTCACCGGCACAGCCGACCCCGACCGGCTGATGCGCAACGACGCGGCGCAGGCCGGGTTGCCGATCTCGTTGACCAAGCCGCTGGGGGTCGGGGTGCTCAACAACCGGCACAAGGCCACCGGTGAGGTGAGCCAGGAGGCCGTGGAGAGCATGACGGCGCTCAACCGGGACGCCTCCCTGGCTGCCCTCGCGGCGGGGATCCGGGCAGCCACAGATGTCACCGGCTTCGGCCTGTTGGGCCACCTCTACAAGATGTGCCGGGCCTCCAGCATCGCCGCCCGGATCGACGCCTCCGCCGTTCCGTATGTCGCCGGGGCCCGCGAGGCGCTGGCCGCCGGTCACGTGCCGGGCGGGTCCCGTCGCAACCTGGAGTGGGTCCGGCCCTCCCTGGCCGCTGTCTCCGGGATCAGCGAGGACGAGTTGATCCTGCTCGCCGACGCCCAGACCTCCGGCGGTCTCCTGGTCGTCGGTGAGATCCCCGGTGCCCCGGTGATCGGCGAGACCGTCTCCGCCGGAAGCCTGGGCGAGGGTGTGCTGATCCAGGTCAGCTGA